In a single window of the Victivallis lenta genome:
- a CDS encoding prepilin-type N-terminal cleavage/methylation domain-containing protein: MKQKRFTLIELLVVIAIIAILASMLLPALNQAREKARSSTCSANLKQLAQCQQLYVDDTGWAAINTLWSYGGDANENRAWWWTLVRGGYLAQKESGTGWTGSGVTLCPTIGLNSEARRSIYSLNHFRGLPNGGPDGNFAKLMTRHSRRVMMVDGFSSAYAQFSWAGMWVWGLPESTSFDHSAEPRHANRCNVAYWDGHVGSATRNEHVSWTRADEACLINTMP; this comes from the coding sequence ATGAAACAGAAGCGTTTTACACTGATTGAACTTTTAGTTGTGATCGCGATCATCGCCATCCTGGCGTCAATGCTGCTGCCTGCGCTGAATCAGGCGCGTGAAAAGGCGCGGAGCTCCACCTGTTCCGCCAACCTGAAACAGCTTGCCCAATGCCAGCAGCTTTATGTGGACGACACCGGCTGGGCGGCGATCAACACTCTCTGGTCATATGGGGGAGACGCAAATGAAAACCGCGCCTGGTGGTGGACGCTTGTGCGCGGCGGCTATCTTGCGCAAAAAGAATCCGGCACGGGATGGACCGGGAGCGGCGTCACTCTCTGTCCAACCATCGGCCTGAACAGCGAGGCGAGGCGCTCAATTTATTCACTGAACCATTTCCGGGGACTCCCCAACGGCGGGCCGGACGGGAATTTTGCCAAACTCATGACCCGTCATTCCCGCCGGGTGATGATGGTCGACGGCTTCTCGTCGGCTTATGCGCAATTCTCCTGGGCAGGCATGTGGGTCTGGGGGCTGCCCGAAAGCACCAGTTTCGACCACAGTGCCGAGCCGCGCCATGCCAACCGGTGCAATGTCGCTTACTGGGACGGGCATGTCGGCAGCGCCACCCGCAATGAACATGTTTCCTGGACCCGCGCCGACGAAGCCTGCCTGATCAATACCATGCCGTAA
- a CDS encoding LacI family DNA-binding transcriptional regulator: MRRTLMKDLAAAAGVSVSQVSRALAGKPDVAPELRRRILELAREKNYRNCTAVHRRTVAVLAGRMDEFSSSLVNELLAVARQKGWRMVIVPHEHLEFLDDRLFDGAIGLAASELSRTWHERHRIPLVVINSYGWMLDRVCSVFPDSNGESRLAMEHLISLGHRKIARLRLIGENASEQETNRGYDEFLRVASEYGIRDSVRYCHAPDWERLELRIRELVGEGFTGFIAIFIDGAPKVIDAIRNCGKRIPEDISLVAYESAEMTAHLTPPLTALAYDYRGLAAAAAGRLELELEGCGKLRQIVVPGRLIVRASTAPPPGFSAGDGGRGREL; encoded by the coding sequence ATGAGACGGACCTTGATGAAAGACCTGGCCGCGGCGGCCGGAGTTTCGGTTTCGCAGGTGTCGCGGGCGCTGGCCGGGAAGCCGGACGTCGCGCCGGAGCTGCGGCGGCGGATTCTCGAACTCGCGCGCGAGAAGAACTACCGGAACTGCACGGCGGTCCACCGCCGGACGGTCGCCGTGCTGGCCGGGCGCATGGACGAGTTTTCTTCGAGCCTCGTGAACGAGCTGCTGGCCGTGGCGCGGCAGAAGGGGTGGCGCATGGTGATCGTGCCGCACGAGCATCTGGAATTCCTGGACGACCGGTTGTTCGACGGGGCGATCGGGCTTGCGGCCAGCGAACTCTCCCGCACCTGGCACGAGCGGCACCGCATTCCGCTGGTGGTCATCAACAGCTACGGCTGGATGCTGGACCGGGTCTGCTCGGTGTTCCCGGATTCGAACGGCGAGTCGCGCCTTGCCATGGAGCACCTGATCTCCCTCGGACATCGGAAGATCGCCCGGCTGCGGCTGATCGGGGAGAACGCATCGGAACAGGAGACGAACCGCGGTTACGACGAGTTTCTGCGCGTGGCTTCGGAGTATGGAATCCGCGACAGTGTGCGTTACTGCCATGCGCCGGACTGGGAGAGGCTCGAGCTGCGGATTCGTGAACTTGTCGGGGAGGGTTTTACCGGTTTCATCGCGATTTTCATCGACGGCGCTCCGAAGGTCATCGACGCGATCCGGAACTGCGGGAAACGGATTCCGGAGGATATTTCGCTCGTCGCCTACGAGTCGGCCGAGATGACCGCCCACCTGACTCCTCCGCTGACCGCGCTGGCTTACGACTACCGCGGTCTCGCCGCCGCGGCCGCCGGGCGGCTCGAGCTTGAACTCGAGGGGTGCGGCAAGCTGCGGCAGATCGTCGTTCCGGGGCGGCTCATCGTCCGCGCTTCGACGGCTCCGCCGCCCGGTTTTTCCGCCGGAGACGGCGGGAGGGGGCGGGAACTTTGA
- a CDS encoding GntR family transcriptional regulator, giving the protein MEQKIPVFKETAGTLSAQIRERNFAPGTAQPSENELCRRYSISCFPVQKALSLLEADDLIVRQPGIRSIVREYSGGRPRCIRRSPASAAPRPSAANCVSRSGTRQR; this is encoded by the coding sequence ATGGAACAGAAAATTCCGGTTTTCAAAGAGACCGCCGGTACTCTTTCTGCGCAGATCAGGGAACGCAACTTCGCGCCTGGTACGGCGCAGCCGTCGGAGAACGAGCTTTGCCGCCGATACAGCATCAGTTGTTTCCCGGTACAAAAAGCGCTGAGCCTTCTGGAAGCCGACGACCTGATCGTGCGCCAGCCCGGCATCAGGTCAATCGTGCGTGAATATTCCGGCGGACGCCCGCGCTGTATCCGGAGAAGTCCGGCATCTGCCGCTCCCCGTCCGTCCGCAGCGAACTGCGTTTCCCGTTCCGGGACACGGCAGAGATGA
- a CDS encoding AraC family transcriptional regulator: MEQIENVPLDFEFLDGGVTPVNRGNDTGRRRFPFHVLVCNDGMSSRAERETRVTAVSDGEGYLIRKNELHRLRTREGEHPVSVWCHFRITLLHGMDFLDFFELPEKFTPPESTRIREACRNLLAGPPASALRQMLFRKSAGLRLVEAVTAACREREDTPERLGQLRRLVPALDFMSRNLAGKCRLEEAAARANLSESRFTVLFKQTMTSSPGAYWQSLRLRRAHELLSAGSTPAETAAALGFCDVFHFSRSFKRHFGVTPAEYLRRRRERLSPF; the protein is encoded by the coding sequence ATGGAACAAATCGAAAATGTGCCTCTGGATTTCGAGTTTCTGGACGGCGGCGTCACACCGGTGAACCGCGGTAACGACACCGGCCGGCGGCGCTTTCCGTTTCACGTGCTGGTCTGCAACGACGGCATGTCGAGCCGGGCGGAACGCGAAACCCGCGTCACCGCAGTAAGCGACGGCGAGGGTTACCTGATCCGCAAAAACGAACTGCACCGGCTGCGGACCCGTGAAGGAGAACACCCTGTTTCCGTCTGGTGTCACTTTCGGATCACGCTGCTGCACGGGATGGATTTTCTCGATTTCTTCGAACTGCCGGAAAAGTTCACGCCGCCGGAAAGCACACGCATCCGGGAGGCGTGCCGCAATCTCTTGGCCGGGCCTCCGGCTTCCGCGCTCCGGCAGATGCTGTTCCGCAAGAGCGCGGGGCTGCGGCTCGTGGAAGCGGTTACCGCGGCCTGCCGGGAACGCGAGGATACGCCGGAGAGGCTCGGACAACTCCGGCGGCTCGTTCCGGCGCTCGACTTCATGAGCCGCAACCTTGCCGGGAAGTGTCGGCTTGAAGAGGCCGCCGCTCGCGCGAACCTGTCGGAATCGCGCTTTACCGTGTTGTTCAAGCAGACCATGACCAGTTCGCCGGGCGCCTACTGGCAGTCGCTGAGATTGCGCCGGGCGCACGAACTGCTGAGCGCGGGTTCGACGCCGGCGGAAACCGCCGCCGCCCTCGGTTTCTGCGACGTCTTCCACTTCAGCCGCAGTTTCAAACGCCACTTCGGAGTGACTCCGGCGGAATACCTGCGCCGCCGCCGCGAACGCCTCTCGCCGTTTTAA
- a CDS encoding helix-turn-helix domain-containing protein produces MSLQPDGTAAREGVRIRHYIVSLRYRNPGKAFRIPTSVELAKMFGVARSTVTLELKALTEDGIIIGKRGVGTFTNPAIEYIFPETEHASPLIGLLCGDGQRFFYEHYAWSMLARTGLELTQRQCNVSYVSGPFNAGEISESFLRTGLSGGVWISPPEWAAEPCERLAEAGIPVVTGEQELPGIPGAGYDFEETGCRIGRMLLDEGCRSIAILLSHEVTDLVKDGIVRAYREAGAEPEFRLYYRFPEQPGLEQFGRDVAAGDVPDAVYAHGYSSVRAWKTLNDNRIPPGRCRLIVNRHSLPGPDFRGILFTHPEEAHAEALAGQLISRLRGEEPQPRFCRIPCDVCRIRTPEDAPVFLPPP; encoded by the coding sequence ATGTCACTGCAGCCCGATGGTACCGCTGCGCGGGAGGGAGTCAGAATCCGCCATTATATCGTCAGCCTGCGTTATCGCAATCCGGGCAAGGCGTTCCGGATTCCAACCTCCGTGGAACTTGCAAAGATGTTCGGCGTGGCCCGCAGCACGGTGACGCTGGAGCTTAAGGCGTTGACCGAAGACGGAATCATCATCGGCAAGCGCGGGGTCGGCACCTTCACCAATCCTGCGATCGAATACATTTTTCCCGAAACGGAACACGCTTCTCCTCTGATCGGTCTGCTCTGCGGCGACGGGCAGCGGTTTTTCTATGAACATTATGCCTGGAGCATGCTGGCGCGGACCGGGCTGGAACTGACGCAGCGCCAATGCAATGTCAGTTATGTCTCCGGGCCGTTCAATGCCGGTGAAATTTCAGAGAGCTTCCTGCGGACGGGCCTTTCCGGAGGAGTCTGGATCTCACCGCCTGAGTGGGCGGCGGAACCGTGTGAGCGCCTTGCGGAAGCGGGTATTCCGGTGGTGACGGGCGAACAGGAGCTGCCCGGAATTCCGGGGGCCGGATACGACTTCGAAGAAACCGGATGCCGGATCGGCCGGATGCTTTTGGACGAAGGATGCCGTTCAATTGCGATTCTGTTGAGCCACGAAGTCACCGATCTGGTGAAGGACGGGATTGTCCGCGCTTACCGTGAAGCCGGCGCGGAACCGGAATTCCGGCTCTACTACCGTTTCCCCGAACAGCCGGGGCTCGAACAGTTCGGGCGGGATGTCGCCGCCGGCGACGTGCCGGACGCGGTTTACGCCCACGGCTACAGCTCCGTTCGGGCGTGGAAGACGCTTAATGACAACCGGATTCCGCCCGGGCGCTGCAGGCTGATCGTCAACCGGCACTCCCTGCCGGGTCCGGATTTTCGCGGCATCCTGTTCACCCATCCGGAAGAGGCGCATGCAGAGGCGCTGGCAGGGCAGTTGATTTCCCGTCTGCGCGGGGAGGAGCCGCAGCCCCGGTTTTGCCGGATTCCCTGCGATGTATGCCGCATCAGGACCCCGGAGGACGCCCCGGTATTCCTGCCGCCGCCTTGA
- a CDS encoding sugar phosphate isomerase/epimerase family protein produces MRDFKWGFSTLGCPECSLGEAVALADEYDFRMLELRSVDGSIDLPKVFEEPEKRAQLKRLAGEGRIRVFGSSFGISSRRNNYEELAALGRLADEAGVPYLRVFGGFDFAEELDSEKLTVALENLAWFRGQNLKAKLALETHDGYSSAARCRRLLDRVDGELPVIWDAHHTCRFAGETFRDSWELLAGHVVDIHVKDSRLDSDGKLVATVPGEGDLAVPELLELLEEVDYTALVTLEYEKLWHPYLPEIRVALAAVNRFWRNC; encoded by the coding sequence ATGCGTGATTTCAAGTGGGGATTTTCGACGCTCGGGTGCCCGGAGTGTTCGTTGGGCGAAGCGGTTGCACTGGCTGACGAGTATGATTTCCGGATGCTGGAGCTTCGTTCGGTCGACGGTTCGATCGATCTGCCGAAGGTGTTTGAGGAACCGGAGAAGCGCGCGCAGCTGAAGCGTCTGGCCGGGGAAGGGCGGATTCGCGTTTTCGGCAGTTCGTTCGGCATTTCGTCCCGCAGGAACAATTACGAGGAGCTGGCGGCGCTTGGCCGCCTGGCCGACGAGGCAGGGGTTCCGTATCTGCGGGTGTTCGGCGGATTCGATTTTGCCGAGGAACTCGATTCCGAAAAGCTCACGGTCGCGCTCGAAAACCTCGCCTGGTTTCGCGGGCAGAACCTGAAGGCGAAGCTTGCGCTGGAGACGCACGACGGCTATTCGTCCGCAGCGCGCTGCCGCCGGCTGCTCGACCGGGTCGACGGGGAGCTGCCGGTCATCTGGGATGCGCATCACACCTGCCGTTTTGCCGGCGAAACTTTCCGGGACAGCTGGGAGCTGCTGGCCGGGCATGTGGTCGATATCCACGTGAAGGACAGCAGACTCGATTCGGACGGCAAGCTCGTCGCCACCGTTCCGGGCGAGGGGGATCTGGCGGTTCCGGAACTGCTCGAACTGCTTGAAGAGGTCGATTACACCGCTCTGGTCACGCTCGAATACGAGAAGCTCTGGCACCCGTATCTGCCGGAAATCCGGGTCGCTCTGGCTGCTGTGAACCGTTTCTGGCGGAACTGCTGA
- a CDS encoding glycoside hydrolase family 5 protein: MYYRLLLFLLAGACLLPAAAAPVWECDFTRPEIREAVRKSPCASLKKGADGVWTLVLDAPAGRSGAVTVPLPAGKLAGKYVTFEAEIAYRNVTYPVGAPWNGVKFMASFLNGEGRRVYPQWDGFPQAERWGRHDRRRAYWRYAYPADAKDCKLTLGLETSSGYAEFRNVRFFTEEAPVSILTLSPVPKARYDAVLPPRGRGVMSPFSIDRMDEDAFRTLADWKVNLLRWQLNQPQGKGDPASYAAWVREQYSVLDRLFEMGEKYGIWIVVDLHLASSILQTADGRDTVVEIWRGLARHCKGKPMLWGYDLLNEPNTASSEPGLEMFAEYQGRLVRAVREIDPDTQVIVTGHYGSHGGLEFLPVYPEKNIVYTIHFYRPNEFTHQLDRRAGTFLRYPDANRNWDKRYLRRMLAGTREFQLKTGARIYVGEFSAIRWAPGADRYLRDSLELFEEYGWDWSYHAFREWDGWSLEHSDDPAGIRLDPENGRLRAVLEALRRER; this comes from the coding sequence ATGTATTACAGACTGTTGCTTTTTCTCCTTGCCGGAGCCTGCCTGCTCCCGGCCGCGGCCGCACCCGTCTGGGAGTGCGATTTCACCCGTCCTGAAATCCGCGAGGCGGTCCGGAAAAGTCCCTGCGCTTCTTTGAAAAAAGGCGCAGACGGTGTCTGGACGCTGGTTCTGGACGCTCCGGCCGGCAGGAGCGGCGCCGTCACCGTTCCGCTGCCGGCCGGGAAGCTGGCGGGCAAGTATGTCACTTTTGAGGCTGAAATCGCATATCGAAACGTCACGTATCCTGTCGGTGCTCCCTGGAACGGCGTCAAATTCATGGCCTCCTTCCTGAACGGAGAAGGCAGGAGAGTCTATCCGCAGTGGGACGGCTTTCCGCAGGCGGAGCGGTGGGGAAGGCATGACCGGCGGCGCGCCTACTGGCGGTACGCTTATCCGGCCGACGCGAAGGATTGCAAACTGACGCTCGGGCTGGAAACCTCTTCCGGGTATGCGGAGTTCCGGAACGTACGTTTTTTCACGGAAGAGGCGCCGGTTTCCATATTGACGCTTTCTCCGGTTCCCAAAGCCCGCTACGATGCCGTCCTGCCGCCGCGCGGCCGGGGAGTGATGTCGCCCTTCAGCATCGACAGGATGGATGAGGACGCATTTCGGACACTGGCCGATTGGAAGGTCAACCTGCTGCGCTGGCAGCTCAACCAGCCGCAGGGCAAGGGCGATCCGGCTTCCTATGCCGCCTGGGTCCGGGAACAGTATTCCGTGCTCGACCGCCTCTTCGAAATGGGTGAAAAATATGGAATATGGATTGTCGTGGACCTCCATCTGGCAAGTTCCATCCTGCAAACCGCCGACGGACGCGATACCGTCGTTGAAATCTGGCGCGGCCTGGCCCGCCACTGCAAAGGAAAGCCCATGCTCTGGGGATACGATTTGCTGAATGAACCGAATACCGCCAGTTCCGAACCGGGGCTGGAGATGTTTGCGGAGTATCAGGGGCGACTGGTCCGGGCGGTCCGCGAGATTGACCCGGATACGCAGGTTATCGTCACCGGACATTACGGTTCCCACGGCGGCCTTGAATTTCTGCCGGTTTATCCCGAGAAGAACATCGTCTACACCATCCACTTCTACCGGCCGAACGAATTCACCCATCAGCTGGACCGGAGAGCCGGGACGTTCCTGCGCTATCCCGATGCGAACCGCAATTGGGACAAACGGTATTTGCGCCGGATGCTCGCCGGTACGCGGGAGTTCCAGCTGAAAACGGGCGCACGCATTTATGTCGGCGAATTCAGCGCAATCCGCTGGGCTCCCGGCGCCGACCGGTATCTTCGCGACTCGCTCGAACTCTTCGAAGAGTACGGATGGGATTGGAGTTACCACGCCTTCCGGGAGTGGGACGGCTGGTCGCTCGAACACTCCGACGATCCGGCGGGCATCCGGCTTGATCCGGAGAACGGGCGGCTGCGTGCCGTGCTCGAAGCGCTTCGGCGCGAGCGCTGA
- a CDS encoding ADP-ribosylglycohydrolase family protein — MFHTKVPGKSFMNREEYRDKVLGCWTGKNIGGTLGAPMEGKRDIFDVTFYTQDLKGHPAPNDDLDLQLVWLRAIEDNGLYRVDERILGEYWLRFITGPWNEYGIGKFNMINGLFPPLSGLCNNGQWKNSNGAWIRSEIWACLFPGEPDEVAPFAWCDACVDHAGDGIYAEIFTAALEAAAFVESDIGKLIEIALARIPADCRVARSVRIAVDEFAAGHDWKTARSRIVEDSADLGWFQAPANVAFTVVGLLWGRGDFGRSICTAVNCGDDTDCTGATCGAVLGILLGRSGIPKEWIEPIGEGIKTVAVNPFQLDVPETLGDLTDRVICCKIEADFENPTLMRLTDGETAVDGELQKRLADGGETAKRVLARSSGELSFPLPYGKFKVEYEKSPVMQPGESQKLRLTFYGCPFDCRAFTAEWQLPEGWTMSPGPQQVLMTRNGAGHSIEVELTAGEFADVMTYLPVELRMSDRNFPSWIAVPFQQTGAVKSEWPDAVDQPAWDALNRRAARRAVMLGRD; from the coding sequence ATGTTCCACACGAAAGTACCGGGCAAAAGCTTCATGAACCGCGAAGAGTACCGCGACAAGGTGCTCGGCTGCTGGACCGGCAAGAACATCGGCGGCACCCTCGGCGCTCCGATGGAGGGAAAACGCGACATCTTCGACGTGACGTTCTACACGCAGGACCTGAAGGGGCATCCCGCCCCGAACGACGACCTCGACCTTCAGCTCGTCTGGCTGCGCGCCATCGAGGACAACGGCCTCTACCGGGTTGACGAGCGCATTCTCGGCGAATACTGGCTCCGCTTCATCACCGGACCGTGGAACGAATACGGCATCGGCAAGTTCAACATGATCAACGGTCTTTTCCCGCCGCTCTCGGGGCTCTGCAACAACGGCCAGTGGAAGAACAGCAACGGCGCGTGGATCCGCTCCGAAATCTGGGCGTGCCTGTTTCCGGGCGAACCGGACGAGGTCGCGCCGTTCGCCTGGTGCGACGCCTGCGTCGATCACGCCGGCGACGGCATCTACGCCGAAATCTTCACCGCAGCGCTCGAAGCGGCCGCCTTCGTCGAAAGCGACATCGGCAAACTGATCGAGATCGCGCTCGCGCGGATTCCGGCCGACTGCCGCGTCGCCCGCAGCGTCAGGATCGCGGTGGACGAATTCGCCGCCGGTCACGACTGGAAAACCGCCCGCAGCCGGATCGTCGAAGACAGCGCGGACCTCGGCTGGTTCCAGGCCCCGGCCAACGTCGCCTTCACCGTGGTCGGACTGCTCTGGGGCCGGGGAGATTTCGGCAGATCGATCTGCACCGCGGTCAACTGCGGCGACGATACCGACTGCACCGGCGCGACCTGCGGCGCGGTGCTCGGCATCCTCCTCGGCCGTTCCGGCATCCCGAAGGAATGGATCGAACCGATCGGGGAAGGAATCAAGACGGTGGCGGTGAACCCGTTCCAGCTCGACGTCCCCGAAACGCTCGGCGATCTGACCGACCGCGTCATCTGCTGCAAGATCGAGGCCGACTTCGAGAATCCGACCCTCATGCGGCTGACCGATGGAGAGACGGCCGTTGACGGCGAATTGCAGAAACGCCTCGCCGACGGCGGCGAAACCGCGAAGCGCGTGCTCGCCAGGTCATCCGGAGAACTCTCGTTCCCGCTGCCGTACGGCAAATTCAAAGTCGAGTACGAAAAGAGCCCGGTCATGCAGCCGGGAGAGAGCCAGAAGCTCCGGCTGACCTTCTACGGCTGCCCGTTCGACTGCCGCGCTTTCACGGCGGAGTGGCAGCTGCCGGAGGGGTGGACGATGTCGCCGGGTCCGCAGCAGGTTCTCATGACCCGCAACGGCGCCGGCCATTCGATCGAAGTCGAACTGACCGCCGGCGAATTCGCCGACGTCATGACCTATCTCCCGGTCGAACTGCGGATGTCGGACCGGAACTTCCCGAGCTGGATCGCCGTGCCGTTCCAGCAGACCGGGGCGGTGAAAAGCGAGTGGCCCGACGCGGTCGACCAGCCCGCCTGGGACGCCCTGAACCGCCGCGCCGCGCGCCGCGCCGTCATGCTCGGGCGCGACTGA
- a CDS encoding alpha-galactosidase, whose product MLPEKLRNISAASHAAGMKQMLWIEPERAVKNTRIYREHPEYFLASSETGENLLLNLGRPEAWQWCFDTLSELIEENALDWLRIDFNISPLGPWRENDAPDRRGANEIRYVAGLRRLWRSLRKKFPQLVIDNCASGGRRLEFEALRYSIPLWASDMQCADGFDPEWQLTHVAGLSHYLPAFSFGVQNQAGGDTYNFRASMGPGLVVHYFMYACRPPDPAWPHAWLKERLAEYLRAKECFSGDYYCLDAFHAGIGAWTLMQFDRPDLGRGILEAFRGERSFYRSADVRLRGLEPAAEYCVEDADGGFEPFTAAGKQLMEDGITLSLPEKRSSRLVFYRRKDADRR is encoded by the coding sequence ATCCTGCCGGAGAAGCTGCGGAACATCTCCGCCGCGAGCCATGCCGCCGGAATGAAGCAGATGCTCTGGATCGAGCCGGAACGGGCCGTGAAGAACACCCGGATTTACCGTGAGCATCCGGAGTATTTTCTGGCCTCTTCGGAGACCGGCGAGAACCTGCTTTTGAATCTCGGCCGCCCGGAGGCGTGGCAGTGGTGTTTCGATACGCTGTCGGAGTTGATAGAGGAGAATGCGCTCGACTGGCTTAGGATCGACTTCAACATTTCACCGCTCGGCCCGTGGCGCGAGAATGACGCTCCGGACCGCCGCGGCGCGAACGAGATTCGTTACGTTGCCGGGCTCCGGCGGCTCTGGCGGTCGCTGCGAAAGAAGTTTCCGCAGCTGGTGATCGATAACTGCGCCTCCGGCGGGCGGAGGCTTGAATTCGAGGCGCTGCGTTACAGCATTCCGCTCTGGGCCAGCGATATGCAGTGCGCGGACGGCTTCGACCCGGAGTGGCAGCTGACCCATGTGGCCGGGCTTTCTCACTATCTGCCCGCTTTCAGCTTCGGCGTGCAGAATCAGGCGGGCGGCGACACCTATAACTTCCGCGCTTCGATGGGGCCGGGGCTTGTGGTGCATTACTTCATGTATGCTTGCCGGCCGCCGGACCCGGCGTGGCCGCATGCGTGGCTGAAGGAACGGCTCGCCGAATACCTGCGCGCGAAGGAGTGCTTCTCCGGAGATTATTACTGCCTCGACGCATTTCATGCCGGAATCGGGGCGTGGACGCTCATGCAGTTCGACCGGCCCGATCTCGGGCGCGGCATCCTCGAGGCGTTCCGGGGGGAGCGAAGCTTCTACCGCTCCGCCGACGTCCGGCTGCGCGGACTTGAACCCGCCGCGGAATATTGCGTCGAGGATGCGGACGGCGGCTTCGAACCCTTCACCGCTGCCGGAAAACAATTGATGGAAGACGGAATCACACTGTCGCTTCCGGAAAAACGTTCAAGCCGCCTCGTCTTCTACCGGAGGAAAGATGCGGATCGCCGTTAG
- a CDS encoding NPCBM/NEW2 domain-containing protein yields the protein MGKSMDIGFLRKLAEGCGTPCRCELIEQGWGTLARGVNLVRTGPLKVGETEYAYGFGTHSPSRIRIASTEPLRRFRAVVGIERNAATDSGRARIAPAFFSVEIGGKCVSISPAVRYADGGVAFEAELNGAAEFELIVESPAGIDLANVDWCAPEVETVSGCVMRLGTREFGFGAGSLPVGFRFGGLDAAEFYRRYGIERRSEERGDHTLFSAVSGGADSGLRLTVTMKLFHELPVLEYRVAFENPAADRSRRLSGVDSLQLSVGMPETLRLLRRHGSFQLPDCGFREAFRDSFTPVEESLDGAEKTIRFGAVGGRPSVDWLPCFDLTDGVCNLRIAIGWSGQWSAELVPQPSAAVVDIRAGIEEIDMVLEPGERIELPSVALVWNESGGTERGVNLWRRFLREKIQPRIGGKIVEVPLSSSNWGGMTEAEHLTRIANIAARKMPFELHWIDAGWYGPPGSYSPDEFDST from the coding sequence ATGGGAAAAAGTATGGACATCGGATTTTTGCGGAAACTGGCGGAAGGCTGCGGCACACCCTGCCGCTGCGAATTGATCGAACAGGGGTGGGGCACGCTGGCGCGCGGTGTGAATCTGGTCCGCACCGGTCCGCTGAAGGTCGGGGAGACGGAGTATGCGTACGGCTTCGGAACCCACTCGCCGAGCCGGATACGGATCGCTTCGACGGAACCGCTGCGCCGCTTCCGCGCGGTCGTCGGGATCGAACGGAACGCCGCCACGGATTCCGGGCGCGCTCGGATCGCTCCGGCGTTCTTTTCGGTCGAAATCGGCGGGAAATGCGTCTCCATTTCACCCGCCGTCCGTTATGCCGACGGCGGAGTCGCGTTTGAAGCGGAGCTGAACGGGGCAGCGGAGTTTGAGCTCATCGTCGAGTCGCCGGCGGGAATCGACCTTGCGAATGTCGACTGGTGCGCGCCGGAAGTCGAGACGGTTTCCGGCTGCGTGATGCGGCTCGGCACACGCGAATTCGGTTTCGGCGCGGGATCGCTTCCGGTCGGCTTCCGCTTCGGCGGGCTCGACGCTGCGGAGTTTTACCGCCGGTACGGGATTGAACGCCGCAGTGAAGAGCGCGGCGACCATACGCTTTTCTCCGCAGTGTCGGGCGGTGCGGATTCCGGGCTGCGGCTCACGGTGACCATGAAACTGTTCCATGAGCTGCCGGTGCTGGAGTACCGGGTCGCCTTTGAGAATCCGGCGGCGGACCGTTCCCGGCGCCTCTCCGGGGTCGATTCGCTGCAATTGTCCGTCGGCATGCCGGAAACGCTGCGGCTGCTGCGGCGGCACGGCAGTTTTCAGCTGCCTGACTGCGGTTTCAGGGAAGCCTTCCGCGATTCGTTTACGCCCGTGGAGGAGTCCCTTGACGGGGCGGAGAAAACGATCCGTTTCGGAGCGGTTGGAGGCCGCCCGTCGGTTGACTGGCTGCCCTGTTTCGACCTGACCGACGGCGTTTGCAATCTGCGCATCGCCATCGGCTGGTCCGGTCAGTGGAGTGCGGAGCTCGTGCCGCAGCCTTCGGCCGCCGTTGTGGATATCCGGGCCGGAATCGAAGAGATCGATATGGTGCTTGAGCCCGGCGAACGGATCGAGCTGCCGTCGGTCGCGCTGGTCTGGAACGAGTCCGGCGGCACGGAACGCGGCGTGAATCTCTGGCGCCGGTTCCTGCGCGAAAAGATTCAGCCGCGCATCGGAGGGAAAATCGTGGAGGTGCCGCTCAGCAGCTCGAACTGGGGCGGCATGACCGAAGCGGAGCACCTGACCCGGATTGCGAATATCGCGGCGCGGAAAATGCCGTTCGAACTGCACTGGATCGATGCGGGCTGGTACGGGCCGCCCGGATCGTACAGTCCCGATGAATTCGATTCGACCTAG